The Shewanella sp. MTB7 genome includes a window with the following:
- a CDS encoding ATP-binding protein — protein MKYLSFLLFCVSFTSLLAQAETQPQKSITFGVHSKTAPLEWRSNGVDQGFNVELMNRIGQLCGSRILIRRKTFQQLLTDVHAPDSDIDVIAIVSPVSIDRKLSQSDPIYATHAKAYTLQGKGFIDSWHDLIGKRVAIKKGAFVDVYLSDQEQEFERVDVDLYETGFQLLIKGEVDVVLAENFVARRLLPFYPSIRSSSDPLIYGAFNFVTNSKNAPLMAQINDALRQLKLSGEYDTLVNEWFGTGREKVDLTSTQHKMLWLATLISIISALGTILTVYISRSLKKRTQSLKVELNQRLQVESQILKLSQQFQSVLNGIPHGVTLYNRECECLWSNDKNNQLLQSPDFHFTHGQTFQLKTTLIEVLDEQKSLTADMSYHNQFWQLQIHPIDDDQAVILLEEATEQQALRQANNEASRLASLGELSAGVAHEINNPTGLIIHSIAFLNHAINDLKPAAQYYMQQNPFWSVAGLDPQHAISELEMSCSTIDDGANRISRIVNDLKCYARPNIASEYQRFKLNEVVMVSLRLTANQLKLFQVECHLQEPAPELLGDAQQLQQVLINLIQNACHASQSTSDMNTSLITIETSTLANTACLTITDTGTGMDSATLKRITEPFFTTRRSCGGTGLGLSVCSRIIKEHHGEMQISSRLGIGTQIKLIFPLSPAPIEGKKPDLETEHKIRYN, from the coding sequence ATGAAATATTTATCTTTTTTACTTTTTTGTGTGAGCTTCACCTCTTTATTAGCTCAGGCTGAAACTCAGCCTCAAAAAAGCATCACCTTTGGTGTTCACTCCAAAACAGCGCCTCTTGAGTGGCGTAGCAATGGTGTCGATCAAGGCTTTAATGTTGAACTGATGAATCGTATCGGCCAACTTTGCGGATCGAGGATCCTTATTAGGCGCAAAACCTTTCAGCAGTTGCTAACAGATGTCCATGCTCCTGATAGTGACATTGATGTAATAGCCATTGTCAGCCCGGTCTCCATCGACAGAAAACTGAGCCAATCAGATCCAATCTATGCCACTCACGCCAAAGCCTACACCTTACAAGGTAAAGGATTTATCGATAGCTGGCATGACCTGATTGGCAAGCGTGTTGCCATCAAAAAAGGTGCTTTTGTTGACGTTTATCTATCAGATCAAGAGCAGGAGTTTGAGCGAGTGGATGTCGACTTGTATGAAACAGGTTTCCAACTGCTCATAAAAGGAGAGGTCGATGTCGTACTGGCGGAGAATTTTGTCGCTCGGCGATTATTGCCATTTTACCCCTCAATCAGAAGCTCGAGTGACCCACTAATATATGGTGCATTTAACTTTGTCACTAACAGCAAGAATGCCCCATTAATGGCACAAATTAATGATGCATTAAGGCAGCTAAAACTGTCTGGCGAATACGACACACTCGTCAATGAGTGGTTTGGTACTGGACGGGAAAAGGTCGACTTGACCTCTACTCAGCATAAGATGCTATGGCTAGCGACTTTAATCAGTATCATCTCTGCGTTAGGAACCATACTCACGGTTTATATCAGTAGAAGTCTTAAGAAACGTACTCAGTCACTAAAAGTGGAGCTGAATCAACGTCTACAAGTTGAAAGCCAAATACTAAAACTGTCGCAACAGTTTCAGTCAGTACTCAACGGTATCCCACATGGCGTCACCTTATACAATCGAGAATGTGAGTGTTTATGGAGCAATGACAAGAATAATCAACTGTTGCAAAGTCCCGATTTCCACTTCACCCATGGTCAAACTTTTCAACTCAAAACCACGTTAATTGAAGTATTAGACGAGCAAAAATCTCTAACCGCAGACATGAGTTACCACAACCAATTTTGGCAACTACAGATCCATCCTATCGATGATGATCAAGCCGTTATCCTCTTAGAGGAAGCCACAGAGCAACAAGCCTTAAGGCAAGCAAACAATGAAGCGAGCCGTCTGGCCTCATTGGGTGAGTTATCAGCAGGTGTTGCCCACGAGATCAATAACCCAACCGGACTTATCATCCACTCAATCGCATTCTTAAACCATGCCATTAATGATCTAAAACCTGCAGCACAATACTATATGCAGCAAAATCCATTTTGGTCTGTGGCGGGGCTAGATCCCCAGCACGCCATCAGCGAGCTAGAGATGAGCTGCTCGACAATTGATGACGGTGCCAACCGTATAAGTCGTATCGTTAACGATCTGAAATGTTATGCAAGACCCAATATTGCCAGCGAATATCAAAGATTTAAGCTCAATGAAGTCGTCATGGTTTCCCTTAGATTAACCGCAAACCAGCTAAAGCTATTCCAAGTAGAATGTCATCTGCAGGAGCCCGCACCTGAATTACTTGGGGATGCTCAGCAACTTCAACAAGTGCTAATCAACTTGATTCAAAATGCTTGTCATGCATCGCAGTCCACATCAGATATGAATACTAGTCTCATCACTATCGAAACTAGTACCTTGGCTAACACCGCCTGCTTAACCATTACAGACACAGGAACGGGTATGGATAGCGCAACATTGAAGCGCATTACGGAACCTTTTTTTACCACTAGACGATCCTGTGGTGGGACAGGTTTAGGCCTCTCCGTCTGCAGTCGGATCATCAAAGAACACCATGGTGAAATGCAGATTAGTTCACGTCTAGGCATTGGGACTCAAATCAAATTAATCTTCCCATTATCACCCGCACCTATTGAAGGTAAAAAACCAGACCTTGAAACAGAGCATAAGATTAGGTACAACTAG
- a CDS encoding sigma-54-dependent transcriptional regulator yields MKLARNILLVDDEAAWLRTLALTLNRLVPEAHIDTCVDSRQVINRLSVDDYALVLLDLTMPFHSGETLLEMIRADFPKTRVIIVTGVNEVDTAVRCIKNGAYDYFIKTDKVDDLARTVRRALEVVGLERNYLRIKERFLSRTLSQPEAFNNILTCEPALLDQFRYLEAVALSPEPILIQGESGTGKDEFAKSCHQLCCRDAPFTNVNLTGISTQAFELQLFGQIHTQDDGQISAQAGVLHQVGNGLLYLNEIGELPLEAQAKLVDVIEHKQYYPIGSDRPYPVKCKIITSSQDDLLALNIAGKFRSDLLYRLQSHKIKLPPLRERKLDLSMLINHFIALAAQEMGLESPQQPSHLAHQLEGYSFPGNLHELKGMVFDSVSRSNGIQLNTTPFMEAINEQKNTTATTKSKMVFPKKLPTLAQMSNALINEAMSRAASNQTAAAQMLGISQSALSRRLKGQ; encoded by the coding sequence ATGAAGTTAGCCAGAAATATTTTATTAGTAGACGATGAAGCTGCATGGCTAAGAACTTTAGCCCTCACCTTAAACCGTCTCGTACCTGAAGCTCATATCGATACCTGCGTCGACAGCAGACAGGTTATCAACCGACTGTCTGTCGATGATTACGCCTTAGTCCTGCTCGATCTAACCATGCCATTTCACTCTGGAGAAACTTTACTGGAGATGATCCGCGCAGACTTTCCTAAGACTCGGGTCATCATAGTCACAGGAGTTAATGAGGTCGATACTGCCGTGCGCTGCATCAAAAATGGCGCCTATGATTACTTTATCAAAACGGACAAGGTCGACGACTTAGCGAGAACAGTTCGAAGAGCCCTTGAGGTCGTCGGCCTTGAGCGTAACTACTTAAGGATAAAAGAGCGATTCTTGAGCCGCACCCTAAGCCAACCTGAGGCCTTCAATAACATCTTAACTTGCGAACCCGCCTTGCTCGACCAATTCCGCTATCTCGAGGCGGTTGCCCTAAGCCCTGAACCTATTCTTATCCAGGGAGAGAGCGGTACTGGCAAAGATGAATTTGCCAAGTCTTGTCATCAGCTTTGCTGCCGCGATGCCCCTTTCACCAATGTGAACCTGACAGGTATCAGCACTCAAGCATTTGAACTGCAGCTATTTGGCCAAATCCACACCCAAGATGATGGTCAAATATCCGCTCAGGCTGGGGTATTACACCAAGTGGGCAACGGCTTACTCTACCTCAATGAGATCGGTGAGTTACCACTGGAAGCTCAGGCGAAATTGGTCGATGTTATCGAACATAAACAGTACTACCCCATAGGCAGCGATCGCCCCTACCCGGTAAAATGTAAAATAATCACCTCAAGCCAAGACGATCTTCTCGCCCTTAATATTGCGGGAAAATTCCGCAGCGATCTCCTCTACAGACTGCAATCCCATAAAATAAAGTTGCCCCCTTTAAGAGAGAGAAAACTGGATCTGTCGATGTTGATCAATCACTTTATTGCATTGGCGGCACAAGAGATGGGACTCGAAAGCCCTCAACAGCCGAGTCATTTAGCTCATCAATTGGAAGGTTATAGTTTTCCAGGGAATCTGCATGAATTAAAGGGGATGGTATTTGATAGTGTTAGCCGCAGTAACGGCATACAACTGAACACAACTCCTTTTATGGAAGCGATTAATGAGCAGAAAAATACCACTGCGACGACAAAGAGCAAGATGGTATTTCCCAAGAAACTACCAACCCTTGCTCAAATGAGTAACGCACTAATTAACGAGGCTATGAGCCGTGCTGCCAGCAACCAAACAGCGGCCGCTCAGATGCTGGGGATAAGCCAAAGTGCGTTGAGTCGTCGCCTTAAAGGTCAGTAG
- the fdhD gene encoding formate dehydrogenase accessory sulfurtransferase FdhD gives MMELVCGPNNITEQVEVTCFRNDRKQTLIETVATEVRVALIYNGISHVVMMASPTALKEFAIGFSLSESIIKNAQDIRAIEVEQIETGILIHIEISQRCFMQLKQHRRSLAGRTGCGICGVEQIEQTVKPTVKVTGKKQFDLTYLKRALANLHKYQQTFNLTGATHAAAMLSAEGEITSCFEDVGRHVALDKLIGHISTDKSSVQTALLLTSRASFEMVQKAAVANISIVFAISSATSLAIEIAHKSNITLVGFCRENRVTIYTHPQRLFLGNEQLTTDEHSQFSVM, from the coding sequence ATGATGGAACTTGTGTGCGGTCCCAATAACATTACCGAACAGGTTGAAGTAACGTGCTTTCGCAATGATAGAAAACAAACCTTGATAGAAACCGTGGCAACAGAGGTGAGAGTTGCTCTGATTTACAATGGTATTTCTCATGTGGTGATGATGGCCAGTCCAACGGCTTTGAAGGAGTTTGCCATTGGCTTTAGTTTGTCTGAATCTATCATTAAAAATGCACAAGATATTCGCGCCATTGAGGTTGAGCAAATTGAGACTGGGATCTTGATACACATAGAGATTAGCCAGCGTTGTTTTATGCAGCTGAAACAGCATAGACGCAGTCTTGCTGGGCGAACTGGCTGTGGGATCTGTGGGGTTGAACAAATTGAGCAAACCGTTAAACCTACGGTAAAAGTGACTGGGAAAAAACAGTTTGATTTAACCTACTTAAAGAGGGCATTAGCAAACTTACATAAATACCAGCAGACCTTTAACTTGACTGGCGCGACACATGCCGCCGCCATGTTGTCAGCAGAAGGTGAGATCACTTCTTGTTTTGAGGATGTAGGTCGTCACGTTGCCTTAGATAAACTAATCGGCCATATATCGACCGATAAATCATCTGTTCAAACCGCTTTATTACTTACCAGTAGAGCCAGTTTTGAGATGGTACAGAAAGCCGCTGTTGCAAATATTAGTATTGTGTTTGCTATCTCTTCGGCGACCTCTTTAGCCATCGAAATTGCCCATAAATCGAATATCACCCTAGTTGGCTTTTGTCGTGAAAATAGGGTGACCATATATACCCACCCGCAACGACTATTTCTCGGAAATGAACAGCTCACCACTGATGAACATAGCCAATTTTCCGTTATGTGA